A single window of Halobacillus naozhouensis DNA harbors:
- a CDS encoding undecaprenyldiphospho-muramoylpentapeptide beta-N-acetylglucosaminyltransferase — MLNQKRILFTGGGTAGHVIVNLALIPEFQKQGYEVDYIGSYNGIEKQLISSLEGVTYHGISTGKLRRYMSKENVKDPFKVMKGLMQSLRIIRKRKPQVIFSKGGFVSVPVVAAAKLNRVPAIIHESDYTPGLANKLSFPFAKKVLATFPETMQHLPEGKGQYIGAVVREELFTGDKGKGLAFSGLTPTKPVVLVMGGSTGSKKINDAIRNNLSELLKMVQIIHICGHGQKDESIQQTGYVQFEYVNDELKDLFAASDFIISRAGSNAIFEFLALKKPMLLIPLSRKASRGDQILNADSFVKQGYAHKLEEEDLTSESLLNELKRLMETKGELLDNMEQYESKRTKNEVISLIQEAEKK; from the coding sequence ATGTTGAATCAGAAACGTATTTTATTTACAGGAGGAGGAACAGCAGGCCACGTCATTGTGAACCTGGCTCTCATCCCTGAATTTCAAAAACAAGGTTACGAAGTCGATTATATAGGATCTTATAATGGAATAGAAAAACAGTTAATCAGCTCTTTAGAAGGCGTGACCTATCACGGCATTTCAACAGGGAAGCTGCGCCGCTATATGTCTAAGGAAAATGTAAAGGATCCCTTTAAGGTTATGAAAGGACTCATGCAATCGCTACGAATTATCCGTAAACGGAAGCCGCAGGTTATTTTTTCAAAAGGTGGATTTGTATCGGTGCCAGTGGTGGCTGCGGCGAAATTAAACCGTGTACCTGCTATTATTCATGAATCGGATTATACACCTGGACTCGCCAATAAGTTATCCTTTCCTTTTGCAAAAAAAGTGTTAGCCACTTTTCCAGAAACGATGCAGCATTTACCAGAGGGAAAAGGCCAGTACATCGGGGCAGTCGTTCGGGAAGAATTATTTACGGGAGATAAGGGCAAAGGGCTCGCGTTCAGTGGATTAACCCCGACTAAGCCCGTCGTTTTGGTGATGGGAGGCAGTACAGGTTCCAAGAAAATCAATGACGCGATCCGTAACAATTTGTCTGAGTTGTTAAAAATGGTTCAGATCATTCATATTTGCGGCCATGGACAGAAGGATGAGTCCATCCAGCAAACTGGTTATGTTCAGTTTGAATATGTCAATGATGAATTAAAGGATTTATTTGCTGCCAGTGACTTTATCATTTCACGAGCAGGTTCGAATGCGATATTTGAATTTTTAGCCTTGAAAAAGCCAATGCTGCTTATCCCGTTATCAAGAAAAGCGAGTCGCGGTGATCAAATTTTAAACGCTGATTCTTTTGTAAAACAGGGGTATGCACATAAACTTGAGGAGGAAGACCTGACCTCCGAAAGCTTACTAAACGAGTTAAAGCGATTAATGGAAACTAAAGGGGAGCTGCTCGACAATATGGAGCAGTATGAGAGTAAGCGTACGAAAAATGAAGTCATTTCTCTAATTCAAGAGGCTGAGAAGAAATAA
- a CDS encoding MATE family efflux transporter: MYETKTIKEKIKLFTMILIPIFITQIGMYAMNFFDTIMSGQAGPEDLAGVAIGSSIWLPIFTGLNGILMAISPIVAQLKGARQDKDIPDSVKQGVYLSIAIAVVIAGIGFFLIDPILSLMELEESVQHIAKYYLITLGTGIIPLFLFNILRSFIDALGHTRISMMIILLTLPTNIFFNYVLIFGKWGFPELGGIGAGLATSLTYWVAFAIIAVVIHKLYPLRTYGIFRSWVTPSFKSWWEQLKIGIPIGFAVFFETSIFSAVTFFMTAYDTYTVAAHQAAINFASFVYMMPLSVAFALTITVGYEVGAKRFTDARTYSYLGISLAVCMSVVAGAILYIFDDSVARLYSSNEHVIELTKNFILFAIFFQLSDGFGAPIQGILRGYKDVTITLLMSFISYWVIGLPSGYLLANYTDLGPYGYWMSLIIGLTAGALTLMLRMLYLQRKNLTRYQN; encoded by the coding sequence ATGTATGAAACGAAGACAATAAAAGAAAAAATTAAATTGTTCACCATGATTCTCATACCTATTTTTATTACGCAAATCGGTATGTATGCGATGAACTTTTTTGATACGATCATGTCAGGGCAGGCAGGGCCGGAAGATTTGGCTGGTGTAGCGATTGGATCGAGTATATGGCTGCCCATTTTCACCGGATTAAACGGAATTCTGATGGCGATTTCCCCCATCGTAGCTCAGCTTAAAGGGGCGAGACAAGATAAAGATATTCCCGACTCAGTCAAGCAAGGCGTATATTTATCGATTGCCATTGCTGTTGTGATCGCCGGAATCGGCTTCTTTTTAATTGACCCTATTTTATCCTTAATGGAACTTGAAGAATCTGTGCAGCACATTGCCAAATATTATTTGATTACTCTTGGTACAGGGATCATTCCTTTGTTCTTGTTTAATATACTCCGTTCATTTATCGATGCACTTGGGCACACAAGAATATCGATGATGATCATTTTACTTACACTACCGACAAACATCTTCTTTAATTATGTATTGATTTTTGGAAAATGGGGCTTTCCCGAGCTTGGTGGTATTGGAGCAGGTTTAGCAACCTCTTTAACTTATTGGGTGGCTTTTGCAATTATTGCCGTTGTGATTCACAAACTTTACCCATTAAGAACGTACGGAATTTTTAGAAGCTGGGTCACACCTTCCTTTAAAAGCTGGTGGGAACAACTGAAAATTGGCATTCCCATTGGCTTTGCTGTCTTTTTCGAAACCAGTATCTTTTCAGCCGTTACTTTTTTTATGACTGCCTATGATACTTATACAGTTGCAGCACATCAGGCCGCAATTAACTTTGCTTCTTTTGTCTATATGATGCCGTTGAGTGTGGCTTTTGCCCTGACGATTACAGTCGGCTATGAAGTTGGAGCGAAGCGTTTCACTGATGCCAGAACCTACTCCTACTTGGGGATTTCACTTGCGGTTTGTATGTCCGTGGTGGCTGGAGCCATACTTTATATCTTTGACGACTCTGTTGCACGTCTTTACAGTTCCAATGAACACGTTATCGAATTGACGAAAAACTTTATCCTCTTCGCTATCTTTTTTCAACTATCAGATGGTTTCGGTGCTCCAATCCAAGGAATTTTACGAGGCTACAAAGACGTCACGATTACGCTCCTCATGTCGTTTATTTCCTATTGGGTGATTGGTTTACCCAGCGGCTATCTCCTGGCCAATTACACTGATCTTGGTCCCTATGGATATTGGATGAGCTTAATTATCGGATTAACTGCCGGGGCGCTCACATTGATGCTGCGTATGCTCTACCTGCAGCGAAAAAATTTAACACGATACCAAAACTAA